From a single Arachis hypogaea cultivar Tifrunner chromosome 3, arahy.Tifrunner.gnm2.J5K5, whole genome shotgun sequence genomic region:
- the LOC112790386 gene encoding probable ubiquitin-like-specific protease 2A: MKTRARTRKVLAADNGDNQVGVVKQDTEVSPRCRIELVYSRRGKKSEPVIDVTGSVTNSLPCYLSDMSRKVQSKRKRKSDDEEELCKPRQKLDSGLFGEYLEKIWSFSEEKRRRCTFFDSLWFSLYRRDSCKDKVLTWIKKAHIFSKAYVFVPIVCWGHWSLLIFCHFGESAQTNTRSRCMLLLDSLAMANPRRLEPEIRRFVLDIYQASDRPETKKIISRIPLLIPKVPQQRDGNECGNFVLYFIKLFLSLAPDDFSMEGYPYFMKKDWFTHEDLDKFCEGLDSMG, translated from the exons ATGAAAACCAGAGCTAGAACACGAAAGGTTCTTGCTGCTGATAATGGCGATAATCAAG TGGGTGTTGTGAAGCAAGATACAGAAGTAAGCCCAAGATGTAGAATTGAGCTTGTCTATAGTCGTCGAGGAAAGAAAAGTGAGCCCGTAATAGATGTGACAGGAAGTGTTACCAACTCATTGCCCTGTTATTTGAGTGACATGTCTCGGAAAGTGCAATCAAAGAGGAAGAGAAAATCCGATGATGAGGAAGAACTCTGTAAACCCAGACAAAAGCTAGACAGTGGATTGTTCGGTGAATACTTGGA GAAAATATGGAGTTTCTCGGAAGAGAAGAGAAGGCGCTGCACATTCTTTGACAGCTTATGGTTTAGCCTATACAGGAGGGACTCATGTAAAGACAAGGTGCTGACTTGGATAAAAAAGGCGCATATTTTCTCAAAGGCATATGTTTTTGTTCCAATAGTTTGCTG GGGTCACTGGAGCCTTTTGATCTTCTGCCATTTTGGTGAGAGCGCGCAAACAAATACCAGATCACGTTGCATGTTGTTGCTAGATTCTCTTGCAATGGCAAATCCAAGGCGACTTGAACCGGAGATAAGAAG ATTTGTGCTAGACATTTATCAGGCATCGGACAGGCCTGAAACTAAGAAGATCATATCTCGAATTCCATTGTTGATTCCTAAG GTGCCGCAACAAAGAGACGGTAATGAATGTGGAAACTTTGTCCTCTATTTCATTAAACTGTTTCTTAGTCTCGCACCCGATGATTTTAGCATGGAAGGGTATCCTTACTTT ATGAAAAAAGATTGGTTTACCCATGAAGACTTGGATAAGTTTTGTGAGGGACTTGATTCAATGGGTTAG
- the LOC112790384 gene encoding uncharacterized protein isoform X1, producing the protein MEKRQLEGAVIAKVKEVISAIMNAKHVDEVVCALHSIAALLFPLDSSLISGSIEECYRDKVLGVKIPSVEERHDWWDAFYRGVGFPTLARFLLLDVAPNWLGCFPISAQKHAYDVFFSHGLVSEVVQILVPFLQQNGSDGLDVSAVISNSERLLVLCLLENYGMLQLAREFGDPSKSKGFTNERIRPAVSRVAQIVASIPDKARMNTLTLLSSHVFFKQIIAQLLSLAEERDTSLLENVDALDEMDKNGALLFVGEMFSRISRRGFADLLSSELVPRVLRLVKKCLSSSNHSSTKGLLESNPDFMCWSIIMEAIRDPYTMERISEHILHQLATHHADDVQAYWVLWLLFHRNFKVQASIRSMFVDKFLLWKVFPITCLKWILQFAVHECPPGNSLSGYNRPRFSNIVERLVTTWSKKEFVQTAPIEQQAYISAALGLSLETMSKEELDRMKDSMHLILQGVSCRLESPNDLIRKMASNVALVFSKIIDPKNPLYLDDSCSGETIDWEFGFTALKKPNCGEKIVERTKSSELPSMDKDSDFPVNKEKSISVKVKKKLLDFDTLDPDEIIDPASLNLESDIDDDDDDDDSASENSYSSSDSSLQPYDLSDDYSDLKKNFSQLIDIVAALRKSDDAEGVERALDVAEKLIRASPDELKHSARDLTRTLVQVRCSDISLEGAEESAEEKRQRALVALAVTSPFESLETLNKLLYSPNVDISQRIMILDVMTEAAQELAESKILKPKHPTRETSSLISVVSDTRPWFLPSNSGTPGASSWKEISGTGAFQNWSNTYERELPPKPNQAMKGKTRRWSLRSPFAEQNQMEFSQNKFPMYAAAFMLPAMEGYDKKRHGVDLLGRDFIVLGKLIYMLGICMKSVAMHPEASVLAPSLLDMLKFREVCHHKEAYVRRAVLFAASCVLVAVHPTYISSALLEGNVEIASGLEWIRTWALDVVDSDTDRECYMMAMKCLQLHAEMALQTSRALESAKSSFKSGPALPSDASKVTIKIPYLNKD; encoded by the exons ATGGAGAAGAGACAACTGGAAGGTGCAGTAATTGCGAAGGTCAAAGAAGTCATTTCAGCTATAATGAACGCGAAACACGTTGATGAAGTCGTTTGTGCGCTTCATTCTATTGCCGCTCTTCTTTTCCCTCTTGATTCTTCTCTCATTTCAG GTAGCATTGAAGAGTGTTACCGAGATAAG GTGTTAGGAGTAAAAATTCCTTCAGTTGAAGAACGACATGATTGGTGGGATGCATTTTACAGAGGAGTTGGGTTTCCTACACTAGCCAGGTTCTTGTTGCTTG ATGTTGCTCCCAATTGGTTGGGATGTTTCCCCATTTCAGCACAGAAACATGCTTATGATGTTTTCTTCAGTCATGGACTTGTCAGTGAGGTGGTTCAGATTTTAGTTCCTTTTCTGCAGCAGAATGGGAGTGATGGTCTTGATGTTAGTGCTGTCATCTCAAATTCCGAAAG ATTGCTTGTACTGTGCTTGCTTGAAAATTATGGGATGCTTCAGTTAGCAAGAGAGTTTGGGGATCCTTCTAAATCAAAAGGTTTTACTAATGAACGGATCAGACCTGCTGTGTCTAGAGTGGCACAGATTGTTGCGTCTATTCCTGACAAAGCTAGAATGAACACCCTGACTTTGTTGTCATCACA TGTATTCTTCAAACAGATTATTGCACAGCTTCTTTCGCTAGCAGAAGAAAGAGACACGAGTTTGCTGGAAAATGTAGATGCGTTGGATGAAATGGACAAGAATGGTGCATTGTTATTTGTTGGGGAAATGTTTTCTCGTATTTCTCGCCGTGGTTTTGCTG ATTTGCTATCAAGTGAATTAGTGCCTCGAGTTTTAAGGCTTGTCAAGAAATGCTTATCTTCATCTAACCATTCATCAACTAAGGGATTGCTTGAGTCAAATCCAGACTTTATGTGTTGGTCGATTATCATGGAAGCAATTAGGGATCCTTATACCATGGAAAGAATTTCTGAGCATATATTGCATCAGCTAGCAACTCATCATGCTGATGATGTCCAAGCCTATTGGGTTCTGTGGCTATTATTCCACCGCAATTTTAAGGTGCAAGCTTCCATCAG GTCCATGTTTGTTGACAAATTCCTGCTTTGGAAGGTATTTCCTATTACCTGCCTGAAATGGATCCTCCAATTTGCTGTACATGAGTGCCCACCTGGTAATTCCTTGTCAGGATACAATCGTCCTAGGTTCTCGAATATTGTCGAACGGCTAGTGACAACATGGTCCAAGAAAGAATTTGTTCAAACAGCACCTATTGAGCAGCAAGCTT ATATATCTGCAGCTCTTGGACTTTCTTTAGAGACAATGTCTAAAGAAGAATTGGATAGGATGAAGGATTCCATGCATTTGATTCTTCAAGGAGTTAGCT GTAGACTGGAGAGTCCTAACGATTTAATTCGCAAAATGGCTAGCAATGTTGCCTTGGTGTTTTCTAAAATTATTGATCCGAAAAATCCTCTGTACCTCGATGATAGCTGCAGTGGGGAGACAATTGATTGGGAGTTTGGATTCACTGCCCTCAAGAAACCAAATTGTGGAGAAAAGATAGTTGAGAGAACGAAATCATCTGAACTGCCAAGCATGGACAAAGACTCCGACTTTCCTGTCAATAAAGAAAAAAGCATTAGTGTAAAGGTTAAAAAGAAGTTATTGGACTTTGATACTCTTGATCCAGATGAGATTATTGATCCAGCATCCCTCAATCTTGAATCAGACATcgatgatgatgacgacgatgaTGATAGTGCAAGTGAGAATTCATATTCGTCAAGTGATTCATCTTTGCAGCCATATGATTTGTCAGATGATTACTCAGATCTGAAAAAAAATTTCTCCCAGTTGATTGATATTGTTGCGGCACTTCGAAAATCAGATGATGCTGAAGGG GTGGAAAGAGCTCTTGATGTTGCTGAAAAGCTTATAAGAGCGTCCCCAGATGAACTAAAACATTCCGCAAGGGATCTAACCAGAACTCTTGTTCAGGTTCGTTGCTCTGATATATCTTTAGAAGGTGCAGAAGAGTCAGCAGAAGAGAAAAGACAAAGAGCGTTAGTTGCATTGGCTGTCACCTCCCCGTTTGAATCGCTTGAGACACTGAACAAACTGTTGTATTCGCCTAATGTAGATATCAGCCAACGCATTATGATATTAGATGTCATGACAGAAGCGGCTCAGGAGCTCGCTGAATCAAAAATTTTGAAACCCAAACATCCAACTAGGGAGACTAGTTCCCTTATTTCAGTTGTTTCGGATACTCGACCTTGGTTCTTGCCTAGCAACTCAGGGACTCCAGGGGCAAGTTCCTGGAAAGAGATCTCAGGCACTGGAGCTTTTCAGAACTGGTCAAATACCTACGAGAGGGAACTTCCCCCGAAACCTAACCAGGCCATGAAAGGGAAAACACGCCGGTGGAGCCTAAGATCCCCCTTTGCAGAACAAAACCAGATGGAGTTTTCTCAGAACAAGTTTCCCATGTATGCTGCTGCATTCATGCTTCCTGCTATGGAGGGATATGATAAGAAAAGGCATGGTGTTGACTTGCTTGGCAGGGATTTTATTGTCCTTGGGAAACTCATTTATATGCTTGGTATTTGCATGAAATCTGTAGCCATGCATCCAGAAGCATCTGTGCTAGCTCCTTCCCTCTTAGATATGTTGAAATTCAG AGAGGTATGCCATCACAAGGAAGCATATGTGAGAAGAGCTGTCCTCTTTGCAGCATCATGCGTATTGGTCGCTGTTCATCCTACTTACATTTCTTCTGCCTTGCTCGAAGGAAATGTGGAAATTGCCTCTGGCCTTGAATGGATTCGCACATGGGCCCTTGATGTAGTAGATTCAGACACAGATAGAGAATGCTATATG ATGGCTATGAAGTGTTTACAGCTCCATGCCGAGATGGCTCTCCAAACTTCACGAGCTTTGGAGTCGGCAAAAAGTTCATTCAAGTCCGGTCCTGCTCTTCCTTCCGATGCATCCAAAGTGACCATTAAGATCCCCTATTTAAACAAGGATTAG
- the LOC112790384 gene encoding uncharacterized protein isoform X2: protein MLQLAREFGDPSKSKGFTNERIRPAVSRVAQIVASIPDKARMNTLTLLSSHVFFKQIIAQLLSLAEERDTSLLENVDALDEMDKNGALLFVGEMFSRISRRGFADLLSSELVPRVLRLVKKCLSSSNHSSTKGLLESNPDFMCWSIIMEAIRDPYTMERISEHILHQLATHHADDVQAYWVLWLLFHRNFKVQASIRSMFVDKFLLWKVFPITCLKWILQFAVHECPPGNSLSGYNRPRFSNIVERLVTTWSKKEFVQTAPIEQQAYISAALGLSLETMSKEELDRMKDSMHLILQGVSCRLESPNDLIRKMASNVALVFSKIIDPKNPLYLDDSCSGETIDWEFGFTALKKPNCGEKIVERTKSSELPSMDKDSDFPVNKEKSISVKVKKKLLDFDTLDPDEIIDPASLNLESDIDDDDDDDDSASENSYSSSDSSLQPYDLSDDYSDLKKNFSQLIDIVAALRKSDDAEGVERALDVAEKLIRASPDELKHSARDLTRTLVQVRCSDISLEGAEESAEEKRQRALVALAVTSPFESLETLNKLLYSPNVDISQRIMILDVMTEAAQELAESKILKPKHPTRETSSLISVVSDTRPWFLPSNSGTPGASSWKEISGTGAFQNWSNTYERELPPKPNQAMKGKTRRWSLRSPFAEQNQMEFSQNKFPMYAAAFMLPAMEGYDKKRHGVDLLGRDFIVLGKLIYMLGICMKSVAMHPEASVLAPSLLDMLKFREVCHHKEAYVRRAVLFAASCVLVAVHPTYISSALLEGNVEIASGLEWIRTWALDVVDSDTDRECYMMAMKCLQLHAEMALQTSRALESAKSSFKSGPALPSDASKVTIKIPYLNKD, encoded by the exons ATGCTTCAGTTAGCAAGAGAGTTTGGGGATCCTTCTAAATCAAAAGGTTTTACTAATGAACGGATCAGACCTGCTGTGTCTAGAGTGGCACAGATTGTTGCGTCTATTCCTGACAAAGCTAGAATGAACACCCTGACTTTGTTGTCATCACA TGTATTCTTCAAACAGATTATTGCACAGCTTCTTTCGCTAGCAGAAGAAAGAGACACGAGTTTGCTGGAAAATGTAGATGCGTTGGATGAAATGGACAAGAATGGTGCATTGTTATTTGTTGGGGAAATGTTTTCTCGTATTTCTCGCCGTGGTTTTGCTG ATTTGCTATCAAGTGAATTAGTGCCTCGAGTTTTAAGGCTTGTCAAGAAATGCTTATCTTCATCTAACCATTCATCAACTAAGGGATTGCTTGAGTCAAATCCAGACTTTATGTGTTGGTCGATTATCATGGAAGCAATTAGGGATCCTTATACCATGGAAAGAATTTCTGAGCATATATTGCATCAGCTAGCAACTCATCATGCTGATGATGTCCAAGCCTATTGGGTTCTGTGGCTATTATTCCACCGCAATTTTAAGGTGCAAGCTTCCATCAG GTCCATGTTTGTTGACAAATTCCTGCTTTGGAAGGTATTTCCTATTACCTGCCTGAAATGGATCCTCCAATTTGCTGTACATGAGTGCCCACCTGGTAATTCCTTGTCAGGATACAATCGTCCTAGGTTCTCGAATATTGTCGAACGGCTAGTGACAACATGGTCCAAGAAAGAATTTGTTCAAACAGCACCTATTGAGCAGCAAGCTT ATATATCTGCAGCTCTTGGACTTTCTTTAGAGACAATGTCTAAAGAAGAATTGGATAGGATGAAGGATTCCATGCATTTGATTCTTCAAGGAGTTAGCT GTAGACTGGAGAGTCCTAACGATTTAATTCGCAAAATGGCTAGCAATGTTGCCTTGGTGTTTTCTAAAATTATTGATCCGAAAAATCCTCTGTACCTCGATGATAGCTGCAGTGGGGAGACAATTGATTGGGAGTTTGGATTCACTGCCCTCAAGAAACCAAATTGTGGAGAAAAGATAGTTGAGAGAACGAAATCATCTGAACTGCCAAGCATGGACAAAGACTCCGACTTTCCTGTCAATAAAGAAAAAAGCATTAGTGTAAAGGTTAAAAAGAAGTTATTGGACTTTGATACTCTTGATCCAGATGAGATTATTGATCCAGCATCCCTCAATCTTGAATCAGACATcgatgatgatgacgacgatgaTGATAGTGCAAGTGAGAATTCATATTCGTCAAGTGATTCATCTTTGCAGCCATATGATTTGTCAGATGATTACTCAGATCTGAAAAAAAATTTCTCCCAGTTGATTGATATTGTTGCGGCACTTCGAAAATCAGATGATGCTGAAGGG GTGGAAAGAGCTCTTGATGTTGCTGAAAAGCTTATAAGAGCGTCCCCAGATGAACTAAAACATTCCGCAAGGGATCTAACCAGAACTCTTGTTCAGGTTCGTTGCTCTGATATATCTTTAGAAGGTGCAGAAGAGTCAGCAGAAGAGAAAAGACAAAGAGCGTTAGTTGCATTGGCTGTCACCTCCCCGTTTGAATCGCTTGAGACACTGAACAAACTGTTGTATTCGCCTAATGTAGATATCAGCCAACGCATTATGATATTAGATGTCATGACAGAAGCGGCTCAGGAGCTCGCTGAATCAAAAATTTTGAAACCCAAACATCCAACTAGGGAGACTAGTTCCCTTATTTCAGTTGTTTCGGATACTCGACCTTGGTTCTTGCCTAGCAACTCAGGGACTCCAGGGGCAAGTTCCTGGAAAGAGATCTCAGGCACTGGAGCTTTTCAGAACTGGTCAAATACCTACGAGAGGGAACTTCCCCCGAAACCTAACCAGGCCATGAAAGGGAAAACACGCCGGTGGAGCCTAAGATCCCCCTTTGCAGAACAAAACCAGATGGAGTTTTCTCAGAACAAGTTTCCCATGTATGCTGCTGCATTCATGCTTCCTGCTATGGAGGGATATGATAAGAAAAGGCATGGTGTTGACTTGCTTGGCAGGGATTTTATTGTCCTTGGGAAACTCATTTATATGCTTGGTATTTGCATGAAATCTGTAGCCATGCATCCAGAAGCATCTGTGCTAGCTCCTTCCCTCTTAGATATGTTGAAATTCAG AGAGGTATGCCATCACAAGGAAGCATATGTGAGAAGAGCTGTCCTCTTTGCAGCATCATGCGTATTGGTCGCTGTTCATCCTACTTACATTTCTTCTGCCTTGCTCGAAGGAAATGTGGAAATTGCCTCTGGCCTTGAATGGATTCGCACATGGGCCCTTGATGTAGTAGATTCAGACACAGATAGAGAATGCTATATG ATGGCTATGAAGTGTTTACAGCTCCATGCCGAGATGGCTCTCCAAACTTCACGAGCTTTGGAGTCGGCAAAAAGTTCATTCAAGTCCGGTCCTGCTCTTCCTTCCGATGCATCCAAAGTGACCATTAAGATCCCCTATTTAAACAAGGATTAG